A window from Neodiprion fabricii isolate iyNeoFabr1 chromosome 2, iyNeoFabr1.1, whole genome shotgun sequence encodes these proteins:
- the LOC124176609 gene encoding G-protein coupled receptor 52 encodes MEEPSLEALMQAGLIFVVGVAIILSNLLIIATYLNFRGPSEVINYYLLSLASADLLCGLLVVPLSVYPALVRRWVYSDIVCRLIGYLEVTLWAVSVYTFMWISVDRYLAIRKPLRYETVQTKTRCQCWMAFTWISAAMMCCPPLLGFNKAIFDHEAFICMLDWGNMAAYTVTLSILVLGPSVITIVYTYYYIFSMMRKLRSGVPIHDKEYATALSENLSNPSHIMSFVLVMTFWASWAPYAGLKLYAVVNGPPQVPFLNFAVVWFGLTNSFWKAVVLGTLSPQFRLAARVLCLTLCCRHRRLPPELLGLDDDD; translated from the exons ATGGAGGAGCCCTCGCTGGAGGCTCTCATGCAGGCGGGCCTCATCTTCGTGGTCGGCGTCGCGATCATACTTTCGAATCTACTCATCATCGCCACCTACCTCAACTTCCGCG gCCCCAGCGAGGTGATAAACTACTACTTGCTGTCATTGGCCTCAGCCGATCTGCTCTGCGGATTGCTCGTTGTCCCGCTCTCCGTTTATCCAGCGTTAGTGCGGCGATGGGTCTACAGCGACATCGTGTGCCGGCTAATCGGCTACCTGGAGGTCACGCTCTGGGCAGTCTCGGTCTACACCTTCATGTGGATTTCCGTCGACCGATACCTCGCCATCAG GAAACCACTGAGATACGAGACGGTGCAGACGAAAACGAGGTGCCAATGCTGGATGGCGTTCACTTGGATCAGCGCTGCAATGATGTGCTGCCCGCCTCTGCTCGGCTTCAACAAGGCGATCTTCGACCACGAAGCCTTCATATGCATGCTCGACTGGGGAAACATGGCCGCGTACACCGTGACTCTGTCCATCCTGGTCCTGGGCCCGTCGGTGATCACAATCGTCTACACCTACTACTACATATTCTCAATGATGAGAAAACTGAGATCCGGCGTGCCTATCCACGACAAGGAGTACGCTACAGCGCTGTCCGAAAACCTGAGCAATCCTAGTCACATCATGTCGTTCGTCCTAGTGATGACGTTCTGGGCCTCGTGGGCGCCGTACGCTGGTCTCAAACTCTACGCGGTCGTTAATGGACCACCGCAG GTACCATTCCTGAACTTTGCTGTCGTGTGGTTCGGACTTACCAACAGCTTCTGGAAGGCCGTTGTCCTTGGGACGCTGAGCCCTCAGTTTCGACTCGCCGCTCGGGTCCTCTGTCTGACTCTGTGCTGCCGACACCGAAGACTTCCCCCGGAGCTCCTGGGTCTGGACGACGACGACTAA